A genomic stretch from Astatotilapia calliptera chromosome 4, fAstCal1.2, whole genome shotgun sequence includes:
- the LOC113021430 gene encoding transmembrane protease serine 9-like — MAFYKVMCLAAGLMLLTQESESQLDVCGKASLNTRIVGGQVAPVGSWPWQQLCTVRVAPDDLSSTPTGLTVNLGLQSLQGSNPNAVSRTVTQIIKHPNYNSGTNDNDVCLLQLSSPVTFSSYISPVCLAASDSIFYSGVNSWVTGWGNIGRGVPLPSPQNLMEVEVPVVGNRQCNCNYGVGSITDNMICAGLSAGGKDSCQGDSGGPMVIKQSGRWIQAGVVSFGNGCALPNFPGVYARVSQYQTWINSKISSNQPGFMTFTSTGTNSDLSVSCTGLPPVPTTTPTNTTTTTTTTTPTLPVVCGQAPRNSHIFGGTLLASVGSWPWMASLQKNGNHVCGGTLVALDSVLSDASCFSSSPVASEWTVVLGRLKLNGSNPFEVTLNVTNITLSNTTGTNIAILRLSAQPTLTDYIQPICLDNGRTFAEGLACWAAGWSPGRGGAEEVMQQFQTSVVNCGNSSSSESICTDVFALQQGDSGGPLMCKQGGSWFQAVVLTAPSSSARRRRSSVMTFTRVSSFDSFLTKTLGTLLSPASNTTITNPTNVSVTTTTMATTTRSNCLFDSSEGRPAHSFIFVFIHLLSLAFCLQLCL, encoded by the exons ATGGCTTTCTACAAAGTGATGTGTTTGGCTGCTGGGCTGATGCTCCTGACCCAAG agtCTGAGTCACAGCTGGATG TTTGTGGTAAGGCGTCTCTGAACACCAGGATTGTAGGAGGACAGGTGGCCCCTGTTGGCAGCTGGCCCTGGCAG CAACTGTGCACTGTTCGTGTCGCTCCTGATGATCTCAGCAGTACTCCAACCGGTCTGACTGTGAATCTGGGCCTTCAGAGTCTACAGGGATCTAATCCCAATGCAGTGTCTCGGACAGTAACACAGATCATCAAACATCCAAACTACAACTCTGGTACCAACGACAACGACGTCTGCCTCCTGCAGCTCTCCTCACCGGTGACTTTCAGCAGCTACATTTCTCCCGTCTGCCTGGCAGCTTCAGACAGCATCTTCTACAGCGGTGTTAACAGCTGGGTCACCGGCTGGGGCAACATTGGAAGGGGAG TGCCCCTTCCTTCTCCACAAAACCTGATGGAGGTGGAGGTTCCTGTTGTGGGAAACAGGCAGTGTAACTGTAACTATGGAGTGGGATCAATCACTGACAACATGATCTGTGCCGGGTTAAGTGCAGGAGGAAAGGACTCCTGTCAG GGGGATTCAGGAGGTCCAATGGTGATCAAGCAGAGCGGTCGCTGGATTCAGGCGGGAGTCGTCAGTTTTGGGAATGGTTGCGCCTTGCCTAATTTTCCAGGAGTCTACGCCAGAGTATCCCAGTACCAGACTTGGATCAACAGCAAGATCTCCTCCAACCAGCCGGGCTTCATGACGTTCACGTCCACTGGGACCAACAGTGACCTCAGTGTCTCCTGCACAGGACTGCCACCAGTGCCAACCACCACACCTActaacaccaccaccaccaccaccactacaaCCCCCACACTTC CTGTAGTCTGTGGACAAGCTCCGAGGAATTCACACATTTTCGGGGGAACCTTGCTTGCGTCTGTGGGCTCGTGGCCGTGGATGGCGAGCCTGCAGAAAAATGGAAATCACGTGTGTGGTGGGACTCTGGTAGCCTTGGACTCTGTGCTGAGTGACGCCAGCTGTTTCTCAAG CTCCCCTGTAGCGTCCGAGTGGACTGTCGTGTTGGGGCGTCTGAAGCTAAATGGATCCAACCCCTTTGAGGTGACGCTGAATGTGACAAATATCACTCTGAGCAACACGACCGGGACCAACATAGCCATCCTCCGTCTATCTGCCCAGCCCACCCTGACCGACTACATCCAGCCCATCTGCTTGGACAACGGGAGAACCTTCGCCGAGGGCTTGGCGTGCTGGGCGGCCGGTTGGAGTcctggaagaggaggag CTGAGGAAGTTATGCAGCAGTTTCAGACCTCGGTGGTAAACTGTGGGAACTCATCATCGAGTGAGAGCATCTGTACAGACGTGTTTGCACTGCAGCAG GGTGATTCTGGCGGCCCGCTGATGTGTAAGCAGGGCGGCTCTTGGTTCCAGGCGGTCGTGTTAACAGCTCCAAGCTCCTCTGCCAGGAGGAGACGAAGCTCAGTCATGACCTTCACCAGAGTGAGCTCCTTTGACTCCTTCCTGACGAAGACGCTGGGGACACTCTTGTCTCCAGCCTCCAACACCACCATCACTAACCCCACCAATGTCTccgtcaccaccaccaccatggcCACCACAACTCGCTCGAattgtttgtttgacagcagCGAGGGTCGTCCTGCTCACTCCTTCATCTTTGTCTTCATCCATCTCCTCAGCCTCGCCTTTTGTCTCCAGCTCTGCCTTTAG